A stretch of Babesia bigemina genome assembly Bbig001, chromosome : III DNA encodes these proteins:
- a CDS encoding Trafficking protein Mon1, putative: MGTRVFAFTYAGKPLFTNCPEGEQSLAFYGVLCAVASKVSTLLSEYTSKDELRYISAGDEHFVYLDRGPLCYFGIGPKGESPLMVYKVLSYLHLQILSILTRGVERVLLKRPSYDVQNLLGGTQSILQNLVTSMDSPLSLLDTRGYEALPLPADTRSKLSSFFTDFKSPNVL; encoded by the exons ATGGGCACCAGGGTTTTCGCGTTCACTTACGCAGGCAAGCCGCTGTTTACAAA CTGCCCGGAAGGCGAGCAATCACTTGCTTTCTACG GCGTTTTGTGCGCGGTCGCCTCCAAGGTGTCTACGCTGCTGTCCGAGTACACCAGCAAGGATGAGTTGAGGTACATCAGCGCCGGTGACGAGCACTTCGTCTACCTGGACCGCGGCCCCCTGTGCTACTTCGGCATTGGGCCCAAGGGCGAGTCGCCCTTGATGGTGTACAAGGTTCTGTCTTACCTGCATCTCCAGATCCTGTCGATTCTGACccggggcgtggagcgcgtTTTGCTGAAGCGGCCTTCGTACGACGTGCAAAACCTGTTAGGCGGGACTCAGTCGATCCTGCAGAATTTGGTGACCAGCATGGACAgccccctcagcctgcttgACACGCGCGGATATGAGGCCCTCCCGCTGCCGGCGGATACCCGCTCCAAGTTGAGCTCCTTCTTCACGGATTTCAAGAGCCCGAACGTGCTGTGA
- a CDS encoding ABC transporter family protein, putative, translating into MPYNVNRLCRSLSGLSKFQRQPRTLCTPTDPAGWAASRSEIGREAWRDIAWVRHRRRISTQKATPNHVSAERRQYEGAGAAFHCGWSCLGGKQAPEHAALLSAKRAHSTGPNIERSEEIQRIKAGKVLTLRDLLWPRDQMLKKRIALSMTFLVLSKLSTIVIPLCMSAMIDAIAANPAANAGLLMNVGLGGLITTPLGIAQVYLVAYCVARISAAFFTETRNAVFSTVMERTGMLNASKMFMKIHCLDIDFLIAAKSGEISNVFTRGIKAISQVLRILVFQIVPTVLEFAMVTALLCYKLGPTIASLTVGTMIVYVLFTALVTQKRMVLRKQMVNAEQSAAGVFTDSITNAEAVRYYNAENRELQRYASQQSDYENNAVRVQQSLALLNFGQNAIFNTGLFFSMWLTLRGIAEGTANFGDLILVNTLLFQLAIPLNLIGTMYRETKTSMVDLQKFLSLMQHEPKVHDKPGAKDLVIKAGKIEFKNVCHAYENSVGALKILQDFSLTVEQGKTVAIVGNSGTGKTTIAKMLFRFYEPSAGQILIDGQDIRDVTISSLRNAIGIVPQDVVLFNETIEYNIRYGNPDASMDDVVAAAKRAGIDDTIRHLPLGYNTVVGERGMKLSGGEKQRIGIARCFLKNPSILVFDEATSSLDAMTEHKILAAFRSLSADRTTIVIAHRLSSIIEADEIAIFCNGKIVEKGETEQLMGNPNGYLQEIIRSNQIIH; encoded by the exons ATGCCGTATAATGTGAACCGCTTGTGCCGATCGTTGTCCGGCCTGTCCAAATTCCAGAGGCAGCCTCGGACGTTGTGTACGCCGACGGATCCGGCAGGCTGGGCGGCCAGTCGGTCCGAAATCGGCCGTGAGGCGTGGAGGGACATCGCATGGGTGCGCCACAGGCGGCGTATAAGCACCCAGAAAGCGACGCCAAACCATGTGTCGGCGGAGCGGCGCCAGTACGAGGGCGCCGGCGCAGCCTTCCACTGCGGGTGGTCGTGCCTGGGCGGAAAGCAGGCGCCGGAGCACGCCGCGCTGCTCTCGGCCAAGCGTGCTCATTCCACTGGGCCGAACATCGAGCGCTCGGAGGAGATTCAGCGCATCAAAGCGGGCAAGGTGCTTACCCTTCGCGACCTTCTGTGGCCGAGGGACCAAATGCTCAAAAAGCGAATCGCCCTGAGCATGACATTCCTGGTTCtctccaagctgtccaCTATCGTCATACCGCTGTGCATGTCGGCGATGATAGACGCGATCGCGGCTAACCCGGCGGCGAACGCCGGGCTGCTGATGAACGTGGGCCTCGGGGGGCTGATAACCACTCCTCTGGGCATCGCGCAGGTCTACTTGGTGGCGTATTGCGTCGCGAGGATATCCGCTGCGTTCTTCACCGAAACGAGGAACGCGGTCTTCAGCACCGTCATGGAACGCACGGGTATGCTCAATGCGTCGAAGATGTTCATGAAGATCCACTGCCTGGACATCGACTTCCTGATCGCGGCGAAGTCCGGTGAAATTTCCAACGTGTTCACGAGGGGTATCAAGGCGATATCGCAGGTGCTCCGGATTCTCGTGTTCCAGATCGTGCCGACGGTGCTCGAGTTCGCCATGGTCACCGCCCTGCTCTGCTACAAGCTGGGCCCCACCATCGCGTCGCTGACGGTCGGCACGATGATCGTGTACGTGCTGTTCACAGCGCTGGTGACGCAGAAAAGGATGGTGCTGCGTAAGCAGATGGTCAACGCGGAGCAGAGCGCCGCGGGCGTGTTCACGGATTCCATCACCAACGCGGAGGCCGTGCGGTACTACAACGCCGAGAACAGGGAGCTGCAGCGGTACGCCTCGCAGCAGTCCGATTACGAAAACAACGCCGTGCGGGTGCAGCAGTCGCTCGCGCTGCTCAACTTCGGGCAAAACGCCATCTTCAACACCGGGCTCTTCTTCTCGATGTGGCTGACGCTCCGGGGCATTGCGGAGGGCACCGCCAACTTCGGGGACCTCATCCTCGTCAACACGCTCCTCTTCCAGCTCGCCATACCGCTCAACCTCATCGGGACCATGTACCGGGAGACTAAGACCAGCATGGTCGACCTGCAGAAGTTCCTGAGCCTCATGCAGCACGAGCCCAAGGTGCACGACAAGCCGGGTGCCAAGGACCTGGTGATCAAGGCGGGCAAAATCGAGTTCAAGAACGTGTGCCATGCGTACGAGAACAGCGTTGGGGCGCTGAAGATTCTGCAGGATTTCTCGCTCACCGTGGAGCAGGGGAAGACCGTCGCCATCGTCGGCAACTCGGGGACTGGCAAGACCACCATCGCCAAGATGCTGTTCAGGTTCTACGAGCCCTCGGCGGGCCAAATACTGATCGACGGCCAGGACATCAGGGACGTGACCATCAGCAGCCTCAG GAACGCGATCGGCATTGTGCCGCAGGACGTCGTCCTGTTCAACGAGACCATCGAGTACAACATCAGATACGGGAACCCGGACGCGTCCATGGACGACGTCGTCGCGGCGGCCAAGAGGGCCGGCATCGACGACACCATACGGCACCTGCCGCTGGGCTACAACACCGTGGTCGGCGAGCGGGGCATGAAGCTGAGCGGTGGCGAGAAGCAGCGCATCGGCATCGCCAGGTGCTTCCTAAAGAACCCGAGCATCCTGGTGTTCGACGAGGCCACGAGCTCGCTGGACGCGATGACGGAGCACAAGATACTGGCGGCGTTCAGGAGCCTCAGCGCCGACAGGACCACCATCGTCATCGCCCACCGGCTGTCGTCGATCATCGAGGCAGACGAGATCGCGATCTTCTGCAACGGAAAGATAGTCGAAAAGGGTGAGACGGAACAGCTCATGGGGAACCCGAACGGGTACCTGCAGGAGATCATCAGATCGAACCAGATTATCCACTAA